The genome window GCGCCAGTAAGGGACTCGGCATACCAAAAGAGTTCGAAGACGTTGCCGAAATATCCTATCCTTTTGTTTTAAAACCAAACAAAACCTTCGGGAACGACAAGAGTGAAAAGCTGACCCCCCTTATCATTACAAATGAGGATCAATTAAAAAAGAAATTACCTGGTATAGACCTGGAAGATTATTTTTTGCAAGAATTCATTGAGGGCAACAGTCACTATCTTTTACTTTATATTTCAAAGAAGGATAACCATATCAAATATGCCCAAGAGAACATTATCCAACAACAAGACGGGGCATCCATGGTAGCGGCCGTACCGTCCGACCTGTATAAAGAAGAACTAGCCGACAAATACATCGATTTACTGAAGGGTTTAAACTTCTATGGTTTGGTAATGGTAGAGCTGAAGTATTGGAATAACCAGTTTTATATGATAGAAGCAAATCCAAGGCTATGGGGGCCGAGCCAGTTTTTTGTCGATGCAAATGTCCCTATTTTTGGAGAGTTTCTCATTGAGCTCGGTTTCAAGCTAGAAGACAATTCCCGCTTAAATGAGGAAGCAAAGTACTTTTGGTTTGGCGGCGTTATGGAAAATTATCAGTATGGAAAACAGCTGACTTTTTATAACACCTATAATGCAGAACTTCTAGTGGATGAGTTGCCATTATGGCTAACTCATGATCTATACAGACGAAATGACACGAAAGAAATTTTTGTTAATCAGAGTTTCAAGTTTACAAAATATTAGTAGTATAATGGTCTGAAATTTTCAGACCATTATAAAGAGAGGCTTGAATAGCAAGATTTGAGTTATTCAGTAAGCCCTAAATAGTGCGTTCATACGCATACTCCTTTTTTTATGCCCGAAGGCGTTATTAAGGTATACCCCGGCATTTGCATACCGAACATGTATCTGTGTTACAGTGACAACCCTGATATTCATTCACCTGCAGCGCGGTAATGTAAATTAAAGTTCGCAATTTCCATTTGATACATATTATGAGTCCCGTATAAAAACCCATTTTTTATAGGAAATGGCAATAATACGCAAGTTGTGACCACTATATATAGCGGTTGTCCGGACTAATGACGGTGCATATTGTTGTTGACAATTTTATTGCTACCCATATTGGGGTTTTTAGAGTAGACTCAATATTGTTAATATGTTGCGATAAGAGGAAGCGCTCCTTTAAAAGTTTTGATGCTCCTATGGCGTGCTTTTCTTGCGTCGCTCTTTTCCGATATTTCGTGCTGTTTCCCATGCGGGAAGGTTCCACAGCTGAACCAGGCTGATATAGACTGCTCCTCCAGAACATAGCTGAAGTAGAAGAGAGAGGCCATAGGAAGATAGTGGTACAAATGCATCTACTCCGTATGCCGTAAGGGCTGCTGCTGTAGCACAAAGAAAATAGGGAAACACATCACGAATTTGCTCGTGCATGGGGTATTTGATGAGAGGACCAGCAATACCTGCATTCAGGAAAAGAGCAATATATGAGGTAACAACCTGACCGATGACCAATGCGTAGACTCCCCAGCGAATTGAAATTAAAATTGCGGTAAGATTGAGAATTTTTTTTGCAATCTCTAATTTTAAGAAGAGATCCGTGCGGCCCACAACCTTAAGAATATTGACATTTGATGCATGGAGCGGATACAGCATCCCCACAAGGCAGAGAAGCTGGAAAAAGGGAATGGAGGTATACCATTGCTCTCCCAATAAAAAGGGAATGAGGTTTTCTGCTGTAGCAAGAAGGATACACATGAGGGGAAAACAGACCAGGGTCAACAGCTGCATGCTCTGAGTGTAGCCCCGTTTTACCCGGGGAAGATCGTCGTTGATGGCAGAAAAGGCGGGGAATGTTACTTTACCAACAATTCTTGAAAGGTTCTTCATGGGGAGATCTTTGAGACTTTTCGCCTTGGTATAGTACCCCACAATATCTACGGCAAAAAAACGGC of Chitinivibrio alkaliphilus ACht1 contains these proteins:
- a CDS encoding lipopolysaccharide biosynthesis protein, with the protein product MKDTLRQRTITALIWSSAERFGQQGIRFFVTLILARLLTPEDYGLMGLILVFIHVTEAFINQGFGQAIIQKKDVSENDLTTAFTLSGAMAALLYAALFFGAPAIAAFYERPELIPLTKFVGLVVLLDALVIIQRVQFEKALDFKNISLAAVSASLMSSGVGLFLAFSGAGVWALAGMMVAQKTVLAGMLWIQSSWIPRGRVSRESFIDLFSFGWKLQVSGMLHASFKNLHALIIGRFFAVDIVGYYTKAKSLKDLPMKNLSRIVGKVTFPAFSAINDDLPRVKRGYTQSMQLLTLVCFPLMCILLATAENLIPFLLGEQWYTSIPFFQLLCLVGMLYPLHASNVNILKVVGRTDLFLKLEIAKKILNLTAILISIRWGVYALVIGQVVTSYIALFLNAGIAGPLIKYPMHEQIRDVFPYFLCATAAALTAYGVDAFVPLSSYGLSLLLQLCSGGAVYISLVQLWNLPAWETARNIGKERRKKSTP
- a CDS encoding ATP-grasp domain-containing protein, which codes for MKTKNAVIIFSGENQRGIIAFCRYASKFDIPFYIITSGEKDSIYLTDYSKKVVGQRKNKGLVYDEIFTILKEVMERCRINEGFVLPSTEDLNSLLFDKRKELQSCNIYLPLVDKEIYDQVGNKRTFTKICASKGLGIPKEFEDVAEISYPFVLKPNKTFGNDKSEKLTPLIITNEDQLKKKLPGIDLEDYFLQEFIEGNSHYLLLYISKKDNHIKYAQENIIQQQDGASMVAAVPSDLYKEELADKYIDLLKGLNFYGLVMVELKYWNNQFYMIEANPRLWGPSQFFVDANVPIFGEFLIELGFKLEDNSRLNEEAKYFWFGGVMENYQYGKQLTFYNTYNAELLVDELPLWLTHDLYRRNDTKEIFVNQSFKFTKY